Part of the Natrialbaceae archaeon AArc-T1-2 genome, CCGTGAGGACTCCGCCAGGGGTGGCGATCTCGTGGCGACCGCTGGTGAGAACCGTCCACGCGCCCGCCGGGTCCGCGCCGACCGCGGCGAGTTCCGTCCCGAGCGTCGACAACACGGCCGCGTTCTCGAGGACGAGGTGGACGAGCCCGGCGAGGTACGTAAGCGTCGACGCCCAGATGAGCGCCCAGGCGGCGTTCACGTTCGGGTCCCGAACCCATCCGACGAACGCGGTGTCGGTGTTCGACTCGTCACGAGGAGGCGTCGACGCTTCGGTCGACGTCCCCGTCGGCTCGTGCGTCGACGACGCCGTCCCGCTGGCGGCCGCCGTCCTCGAGGCGGTCGCACTCGAGGTGGCCGTCGACGCGGTCGCCGTGCCCGCAGCCGTTGGGCCAGTGCCGGACGTGGCCGCTGTGCTCGACGACGTCGACGCGCCGGCTCCGGTAGCGGACGCGTCGTCCGAGGTGGCGTCCGTACTCGAGGACGAGCCCCGTCTCTCCGTCCGATCGCTGGATTCGTCGCCGGTCGAGGTCGACGCCGTCTCCGAGGACGGTTCGTCGTCGGTGTCAGTGTCGGCATCGGCGTCGGTCCCGAAGACGTCTGCCGACGGGAGCCCGGAGGTCCGTTTCGCGACGTACGTTTCGTGACCGAGGCGATCGTACGCCTGTCGTTCGGTCGGATCGTCGAGGACGTCGTAGGCCTTCTTGAGCGCCACGAACTGCGCCTGGGCGCGGTCGTCGTCGTTCAGGTCGGGGTGATACACCCGGACCTGTTCGCGAAACGCCGCCGTGATCTCCTCCTGGGAGGCGTCCTCGGGCACGTCGAGCAGGTCGTAGAAGTCCTCGGTCATGGCTCGCTGGCGACTGGTGTACTCTCGAGTATGTCCACGGAGGTTATAAATACGAGGCGGATTGCCGGCGTTCTAACGGATCACGAGAAGTCCTCGAGCGACGTCTGTCCGTCCGCGGCCGTCTCCGAGGCGAGCGAGGCATCCGTCCCGTCGGCACCGGCGGACGACCCTCGGTCACCCGCCGACCAGCCGTCGAGACTCGCTTGATCTGTCGCGGCGAACTCGAGGTTCGAGACCCTGACGCCGAGCTTTCGGACGCGTCGGTCGTCGAACTCGGTGAGCAGCTCGAGGGCGATCTCGGAGACGAGGTCGGGATCGTCGACCGGCCCCGGGAGCGATCGTTCGCGGGTGTGGACGTCGTACGGTGGCGTGACGGCTTTGACGCCGACGGTACGGTACATCGCACCTTCCCGGCGCGCCCGATCGGCGACGGCGGCCGCGAGCGTCTCGATTCCCTCGCGTTTCGGGCCGGGTTCCTCGACGGGCGAACCGAACGCCGACTCTCGCGAGAAGCTCTTGGGTCGTCCTCGTGGCTCGACCTCGCGGTCGTCCTCACCGCGGGCACGGTCGTAGATCTCCCGGCCGCGCTCGCCGAAGCGTTCGACGAGCGGTCCGGGATCGGCCGCGGCGACGTCGCCGGCCGTCTCGAGTCCCAGTTCGCGAAGCTCTCGAGCGGTGACGGGGCCGACGCCGTAGAGCAGGTCGACCTCGAGCGGGGACAGAAACTCGCGAACCTCGTCCGGGCGGACGACGGTGAGCCCGTCCGGTTTGTCGAAATCGCTCGCAATCTTGGCCGCGCTCATCGTCGGCGCGACGCCGATACTGACGGTGATGCCGACCTCGCGACGAACCCGGTCTTTCACGTGGCGTGCGAAGCCGTCGACCACTTCCCAGGCGGTGCGGTCGGTGACGTCGAGGTAGGCTTCGTCGACGCTGACCTCACGGACGACGTCGGCACAGTCGTGGAGAATCGCCTTGACCTCGGCGGCGACTGATTCGTAGTGGTCCATGTCGACCGGGCGGTAGTGACCCGTCTCGGCGCGGGTGAGTTCGGGATCGTCCTGGAGGTCCGCCCGGCGGGGGAGTCGCTCGAGGGCAGTCGAGATCGCTTGTGCGCTCTCGACGCCGAACTCGCGGGCCTCGTAGCTCGCGGTGGCGACGGCACCGACGGT contains:
- the dinB gene encoding DNA polymerase IV, translating into MADGPQLPGVAGDVDEDEENRIVLHVDADCFYAACERLRDPDLRGEPVVVGMGYEPGETVGAVATASYEAREFGVESAQAISTALERLPRRADLQDDPELTRAETGHYRPVDMDHYESVAAEVKAILHDCADVVREVSVDEAYLDVTDRTAWEVVDGFARHVKDRVRREVGITVSIGVAPTMSAAKIASDFDKPDGLTVVRPDEVREFLSPLEVDLLYGVGPVTARELRELGLETAGDVAAADPGPLVERFGERGREIYDRARGEDDREVEPRGRPKSFSRESAFGSPVEEPGPKREGIETLAAAVADRARREGAMYRTVGVKAVTPPYDVHTRERSLPGPVDDPDLVSEIALELLTEFDDRRVRKLGVRVSNLEFAATDQASLDGWSAGDRGSSAGADGTDASLASETAADGQTSLEDFS
- a CDS encoding J domain-containing protein is translated as MTEDFYDLLDVPEDASQEEITAAFREQVRVYHPDLNDDDRAQAQFVALKKAYDVLDDPTERQAYDRLGHETYVAKRTSGLPSADVFGTDADADTDTDDEPSSETASTSTGDESSDRTERRGSSSSTDATSDDASATGAGASTSSSTAATSGTGPTAAGTATASTATSSATASRTAAASGTASSTHEPTGTSTEASTPPRDESNTDTAFVGWVRDPNVNAAWALIWASTLTYLAGLVHLVLENAAVLSTLGTELAAVGADPAGAWTVLTSGRHEIATPGGVLTELEPVVPSVTPVAGIGVAAGVVALSSALLAGTRIVRSRRGPVSTGEMAALAVVIGLTTVLVGGPLLAGAVLMPLLFGWTIHRTRKLPGWSPSYGYVLAVFAPAVAFAVGAAVPRSSPIAVDLLAFVVLPLAGAFGLSLRMAVRRRTGR